Proteins encoded in a region of the Zonotrichia albicollis isolate bZonAlb1 chromosome 22, bZonAlb1.hap1, whole genome shotgun sequence genome:
- the LOC113459887 gene encoding uncharacterized protein LOC113459887, translated as MAAAAPAGAATDGGGGAGPPGGGGGRRRRRPRARPAAAAAASIAGHVGRARRVTWGAGRPGRGSDWPTPSPPFPPARPAAPSRVPSGAAEGEPQQQRLRWSELCSTAAAPVPPRLRVGSAAAEEGGVTRNHLALPRHRRFGRCRLRKLSALSVACSGERRKAAVRWGPRRNSPSGRVRVAAPSKCTGNSPLGASQGISPQPPQTSQGTVPQSPGSSQGISPQPPQTSQVIRPQPPQTARERPLNHLGSSQGISPSAPQNLTGIIPSLPSNHTGNQLLNPPKIIGDRPLKALRGSSPSAPSNLSGHGGSPQKVL; from the coding sequence ATGGCCGCGGCGGCGCCCGCCGGAGCCGCTACCGACGGGGGagggggggcggggccgcccggggggggcggggggaggaggaggcggcggccgcgcgcccgccccgccgccgccgccgccgcctccatCGCGGGTCACGTGGGGCGCGCGCGCCGCGTCACGTGGGGCGCGGGGAGGCCGGGGCGGGGCTCTGATTGGCCAACGCCGAGCCCCCCGttcccgcccgcccgcccggcggCGCCGTCGCGCGTGCCCTCAGGGGCGGCTGAGGGGGagccgcagcagcagcggctgcgATGGTCGGAGCTCTGCAGCACCGCGGCCGCGCCGGTGCCTCCTCGGCTCCGGGTTGGCTCCGCGGCCGCAGAGGAAGGAGGTGTGACGAGGAACCACCTGGCTCTGCCCCGGCACAGGCGCTTCGGAAGGTGTCGCTTGCGAAAGCTGTCAGCGCTTTCCGTAGCGTGCAGCGGCGAGAGGAGAAAGGCTGCGGTGCGATGGGGCCCCCGGCGGAACAGCCCCAGTGGGAGGGTGAGAGTCGCAGCACCCTCAAAGTGCACAGGGAACAGCCCCCTCGGAGCTTCACAGGGGATcagccctcagccccctcaAACGTCGCAGGGAACAGTCCCTCAATCCCCTGGATCTTCTCAGGGGATcagccctcagccccctcaAACCTCGCAGGTGATCCGCCCTCAGCCCCCTCAAACCGCCAGGGAACGGCCCCTCAATCACCTCGGATCCTCACAGGGGATCAGCCCCtcagccccccaaaacctcacAGGAATCATCCCCTCACTGCCCTCAAACCACACAGGGAATCAGCTTCtcaaccccccaaaaataatAGGGGATCGGCCCCTCAAAGCTCTCAGGGGGAgcagcccctcagccccctcaAACCTCTCAGGGCACGGTGGTTCTCCTCAAAAAGTCCTCTAA